The genome window TATTAAGGGGTTCACTATAACTATAACATGTTAAAATATAACGAATAATATTTAGTTGAATGTATAAAGATAATATTCTCATTAATTGCTATCGaactgtttttttctttttaacagcCTTTGACACTCTCATGGCACGAAAAGAAAGTGATGGGTCAGAAGTCATAAAACTTCTAAAAGAATTGGAATCTGAATCTTGGTGCAAAGGTAAAAATCCTTTAAAGGATTGCGTTTTTTAGCTTCTCAAAAAACAGTTTTTGCTACTACtaaaaatgtttgtttttttcttaaacgCTTGGCCAAATACTTCAATgctttaaaatgatttttaaaaaataataagaagaagtCGTTGTTGACTTTTCTGAAACTTGGCCAAACAAGATGTAAATCATTCAATTCCTTAGAAATTTTAGTAGTTAAGGATTCGATTCTCCACCTTGAAATTTCTTCCCCTAAATTTTTTCTTTCCCTACTCccgatttttaaaaaaagtaaatcatGATTCAACTGGTGagaatataatgaaataatcaAAACTATGCTCtctctctaacaacttaagcttttagatgaaatGTTTATACACTTCAATATGGTATTAGATCAGGCAGACCTCCTGATTACAAACTTCAATATTAACTCATGTTTTTGCTATTATTATAACACACATATAGTATAttattcttgttcttgtttcTCTCATTATATAATcaattatgtgtatatatatgtaggAAAACAATTCTGGCCAGAACTTATTGGTGTACCAACAAAGCTTGCTAAGGAAATAATTGAGAAGGAAAATCCATCCATAAATGATGTTCCAATAATATTGAATGGCTCTCCAGTCCCATTGGATTATCGCTGTAATCGAGTTCGTCTTTTTGATAACATTTTGGGTTCTGTAGTACAAATTCCTAGGGTGGCTTAATTAAAGGATTATTATTGAAGTAATTAAGCAGCCACATGTCAAAAATAATTAGGGTTCATGTATGTTCATTATAATGTCTTCATGTACTCTTActatatataatgaaataaataagtgTTGCTTAATTAAATGTATTCTCCTTAATTAATTCCTTTTTACATATTGTGtattacttcttcttttttaatttatttgtctgattttgacttgacacataaatcaagaaagtaaaaaagatttttaaatcttgtgATCCTGAATCAAAAATATGTTAGTTGTTTGTCTTAATTGAATAATCTCATGACCAAATGGCTAAATCTCATGAGAGTCTTTCTTTTCAAAGATATTCAAAGTCTATTATTTATCAATAACAACTAATATTTTATCGTATATAAACTATAATTTCCAATTAAGAGTATTTGTTAGGCGTTACTCCTTCactgtatctttttttttttcttactattttgtcagtttgtatttgtgttttctTGTTG of Solanum stenotomum isolate F172 unplaced genomic scaffold, ASM1918654v1 scaffold36528, whole genome shotgun sequence contains these proteins:
- the LOC125852526 gene encoding wound-induced proteinase inhibitor 1-like isoform X1 — encoded protein: MESKFAHIIVFFLLATSFDTLMARKESDGSEVIKLLKELESESWCKGKQFWPELIGVPTKLAKEIIEKENPSINDVPIILNGSPVPLDYRCNRVRLFDNILGSVVQIPRVA